Within Gambusia affinis linkage group LG01, SWU_Gaff_1.0, whole genome shotgun sequence, the genomic segment ACCAGCTAACATCCGTGTTCACACCTACGTTTCCGGGTTAAACACTAAAGGTGCTTCAAAATTTTCCCTTTCACctgttcaatatttaaaacctgttattatatttatttaaacttttataaacGTTACCTTCAGGAGCTGTATTGTAAAACTCCTTCGTTGAGTAGTGTTTTTGCCTTAAAacaaaagtatgttttattttttcttgaatcAATGCAAGGCAATAATCATGTTGACTGAGTCTGGATTTAGTTGGCACGAAAAGTGGATTTAtcataatttattcttttcttcctAGATAAATCTAAACATGGAAGAGTGTGGAGATTGGGAAATTAACATTCCGGTGGAGGCCGAGGTGAAAACCGTTCCCCTGAAGAATTTACCAAACTCAGTCAGCAGAAAAATAGGCCTCGCCGCCTCTGAGGGCGACTCTACAGATGTGACATGGATCTGTCCAGCGGTGGTCAGAAGGAAAGGACATGAATCTGTCTCGGGCTCAGGAAGACATTTTGCTGACCATGTGCTCTCGTTCGTACGCACGCAGGTTCCAGCCAGTCctttgaaaatgtcttttgtttccTCCAACCGAGCAGCTAGGGACGTGCTCAAGAACATCTGCCCTGGAAGACGTTCGTCCAAAGAAGAGCTTTTGAGTCAGGACTCAGCTCTGCTGGCCGATGATGACGCTGTCGTCGTCTACAGAGGGCAGATTTATCTGTGCATCAGGAAGGTCAAGAGAAGAACTCGGAGGACACGGAAACGGCAGCCGGTATGTCAGGCTGCCATGCCTTCAACATTAGGCCAGCCATCTACAAGCCACCCCAGGGTAAACAGTTTAGTAAACAGGAAGTATCGTCTGTGAAAACTGAATGGTTCACTGTTACCTCTGGTCAAACCGGTAGATCAGATcttaacttttctctgtttgcctGTGTAGCCTAGTGTGCCTACTCCCCTCGGACTacaggaaacagacactgaaagGTTCATGAAGAGCTGAACCACCACCAATCAGAGGGGGATCTCACCCTTTACTATCTCTGATTAGTTTATGGGCTCAATGTGTCCCTTTTGTGgagtttgtttatgtatttatttatttttgcctctgCTGTGTGGTTACACCAGAGGGActtgagacttttttttcccccagatgCACTTTTGAGAAAGCCGGTCGCAGTTGTGACCAAATTGGTCGCACTCTAGAGCACTGAAATCCAGATTGAAACTTTACAGACATGTCATTTTCCTGGATATGGACCATTTTCTCCAGGACCTTAGACAGAAAAGACAGTTTGCAGATGGGATGGAGATGAAcagtcttttaaagtttttctttctaacaCAGCACGTTTAGGTCAGGCTGGGTGGATCTTGATGCGCATTTTGGAGACTGTAAATATGTAATGAACtcttctctttacttcacttcTACACTGCACatcagtggtgcccaaagttggtccttgAGGGCCAACATCCTGCATGTGTCATTTCTcaccctggtttaacgcacctggaccAAATTATGGCTCGTTAGAGGCTTTAGGGAGAACATccacatgctgaaaaggttgttggtgcctccagagagaaaaataaaacatgcaggatgccggtcctccaggaccgactttgggcacccctgctgTACATTGAAGAGAATAAACAGAGGTTAAAATGAGGAGTTTACTGTGAAACATTTCCTGTTCTAAAACAATCTAAGGCTGATGTTCTGTTTACCTGTTTTCCAGGCGCTCATCGGTGGCAGACCGAAGATAAAAGCCGATGCAGGTAAAGTGAAGCGCTGTGAGAAGGCcgagctgaaaacaaaaggtgTTCCCTCGGTCAGGGATGAGTCCTCGGCCCCCCGGCCTTCTGACAGCACACACAGAGCAGACGGTAACAGTCCAGGAGGAGACCAGGAAGAGGCTTCTGTCTGGACCAATCACATGAATGGGAGTCAGGTGAACAGTCAGGACGATGAGCACAGTGGCAGCCAGTGGTGGACACCGGCGGAGCCTGTTGGGGGCGCTGCCGCCTCCACATCCAGAGATTCTGACTATGAAGAGCTGGAGCGGGAGGAGGAGATAGCTCACCTGTATCAACTCATTTAGACATTAATTAATGAGCTGGAATGGCATTTGGTCTTTGTACACTCCTGGGCTTCTTCTGCTCATTCTGGACTCGTTTCAAACCCATGATCGC encodes:
- the LOC122847097 gene encoding uncharacterized protein LOC122847097 isoform X1, whose translation is MECLRIQLPVSELHVLCAFILKKSSPEVCLFSLANRKCTIVNVGPFNCSSATALIKINLNMEECGDWEINIPVEAEVKTVPLKNLPNSVSRKIGLAASEGDSTDVTWICPAVVRRKGHESVSGSGRHFADHVLSFVRTQVPASPLKMSFVSSNRAARDVLKNICPGRRSSKEELLSQDSALLADDDAVVVYRGQIYLCIRKVKRRTRRTRKRQPVCQAAMPSTLGQPSTSHPRALIGGRPKIKADAGKVKRCEKAELKTKGVPSVRDESSAPRPSDSTHRADGNSPGGDQEEASVWTNHMNGSQVNSQDDEHSGSQWWTPAEPVGGAAASTSRDSDYEELEREEEIAHLYQLI
- the LOC122847097 gene encoding uncharacterized protein LOC122847097 isoform X2 yields the protein MECLRIQLPVSELHVLCAFILKKSSPEVCLFSLANRKCTIVNVGPFNCSSATALIKINLNMEECGDWEINIPVEAEVKTVPLKNLPNSVSRKIGLAASEGDSTDVTWICPAVVRRKGHESVSGSGRHFADHVLSFVRTQVPASPLKMSFVSSNRAARDVLKNICPGRRSSKEELLSQDSALLADDDAVVVYRGQIYLCIRKVKRRTRRTRKRQPALIGGRPKIKADAGKVKRCEKAELKTKGVPSVRDESSAPRPSDSTHRADGNSPGGDQEEASVWTNHMNGSQVNSQDDEHSGSQWWTPAEPVGGAAASTSRDSDYEELEREEEIAHLYQLI
- the LOC122847097 gene encoding uncharacterized protein LOC122847097 isoform X3, with the protein product MEECGDWEINIPVEAEVKTVPLKNLPNSVSRKIGLAASEGDSTDVTWICPAVVRRKGHESVSGSGRHFADHVLSFVRTQVPASPLKMSFVSSNRAARDVLKNICPGRRSSKEELLSQDSALLADDDAVVVYRGQIYLCIRKVKRRTRRTRKRQPVCQAAMPSTLGQPSTSHPRALIGGRPKIKADAGKVKRCEKAELKTKGVPSVRDESSAPRPSDSTHRADGNSPGGDQEEASVWTNHMNGSQVNSQDDEHSGSQWWTPAEPVGGAAASTSRDSDYEELEREEEIAHLYQLI